In Miscanthus floridulus cultivar M001 chromosome 8, ASM1932011v1, whole genome shotgun sequence, the sequence TTTTTCTGAAGTTAGTACACTAAATCTGGCATATTTTATCTTATGTAGTTTTAAGCAGGCCGAAGCAGATTGTGATCGGGCCTTACTGTTGGATAGAAAGGTAAGAGATTTTTGTAGATGCAATATTCCCATGCTGTTATGGGTGACATTTCTGTAGCATTGTCGACCATAAGAGAGGAGTTTCTTAAGGTTTATTGGATAGTTCTGGATGATTCTGATACCGTGCTGTTATGGCAACATCAAATGCTTACTGTGAATTTCATTTGTTGCTTCAGAATGTTAAAGCTTATCTACGGCGTGGTTGTGCAAGGGAAGTAACTTTGAATTACAAAGAAGCACTTCAAGGTGGGGCAGTTTTTCTGTCATTGCATTAATTCTTAGCAGCTTATAGTAAAACACTAAAGTTGACATTTTATTATGCTGATTGTCAGCAAGTTGCACCCAGCAGATGTTTTTGGTTGATCGTGCGtactttttttttagaattttgtGTGCTGTACTTTCTGTCTCGTCACTCTTGGAGGATGGGTCTTAATTGATTTATATTATTTTATTGTTATGAAGAGTTTTGTGATTCTATTATGAATGAGACATTTTATTATGCTGATTGTCAGCAAGTTGCACCCAGCAGATGTTTTTTGGTTGAACGTGCatacttttttttagaattttgtGTGCTGTACTTTCTTTCTCGTCACTCATGGAGGATGGGTCTTAATTGATTTATATTATTTTATTGTTATGAAGAGTTTTGTGATTCTATTATGAATGAGCTGTcagaatcaaactagttcctgcATTGCTTGAAGCCATACTATCACAGTGTTATACTGTCTACTAAAATGCACTATGCACATAACCTTATGAAAAGAGCCTGCTTGCTCCTTGCATAATCTGTTGCACTTGCAGATTTCAGGCATGCTTTGGCTTTGGAACCACAGAACAAAACAGCCCTTGCAGCGGAGAGGAGGCTGCAGAAACTCCTGAAGTGAAATGGGGAGCAGGACCACCTCCGACTTGTAAATTTTTGGAAGACTCACCTGGTTGAAGGCAATTTTGATCGGCTGCTTGTAAAAGGAAGAAGTGTCCGTGCCATTTTCCGGATAAACTATCCAAGAGTCATTAAACTCTTCTCCCTTTGGGGTCATTCGAAATTTGTATCTCACGACGGTTGTGAGGGGATTTTGATATAATCCGACAGAAGAGGTCGTGTCACATCGAGTTATTTATAGGCCTGGCAGCTTCTTGCGACGAGAATTCGACCAATTTGTACTGTGAGATCTTCCCGGCGCTGTCCAGTATGGAAAGCGTCAATCTTGTATTATATGCACTGTAGACCTGAAGGTCGAGAACACACTTGTGAATTGTGAGCGCTTGGCAGTGCTGGAGTGCATGATTGTGCAGTGCAGTGTCTAGTTTTCGGGGCGCTGATCCTTTGCTCCTGCTTGGCCGGTGCCATCAATCACCAGTGCTTGCCGTTGGAGATCTGTAACACTAGTGCAAAGTTCTTTGCCCCCATTGAATTCACGTTCAGTTTCCTAACTATGAGGCTGTGACAAATATGTTGAAAAGTTGACCAGCTAAATAAAAAGAAGTTTGTACCTGTCTATTCTGTCGGCTTCATGTATTCGCCATTCGGGCAGAAATATCTATCCAGCGAAACCAATGCCAATGCTCCCCCACGTGAACGCAACTACGTAAAACATGACCACAGGTTAACAGCCTACATAAACACAGATTAACAGCCTAACAGGATGGGAAACAGCCTACATGACCACAGATTAACAGCCTAACAGGATGGGAACACCGTTAAAAAAAAAAGGATGTGAACACCACTAAATTCTACGAACACATCCCAACAATACACGTCGCCGACACGGTCCGCCAGTTTGTCGCCTCCTTGGCTCCTTCCTCCGTGCGCGAACGTTTCTTGCGCCGCGGCAACACTTGGCGCCTTGCATAGCTGCACTTCTCTTGCTTTCCTCCACGGACACGGACTAGCTCTCTCTCTTCCCCGCTCCCGCAGCAATGGAGACGCGGCAGCGCATGCAGCATCTCCGCACGCCGATGGACCCGCTGGCGTCCCTCGCGTCGAGCTTCGTCTCGGCCTTCTCGCCGctgctgtcgtcgtcgtcgcaGCAGCAGGGCTCCAAGTTCCTGCTCCTGCCGCTCCCCgtcgcggcggcgcgcgcgctcaCCGtgctccgccgcctcctccttcTCGCCACGCAGGCCTTCATCTCCCTCTTCTTCATGCTCCTCTCCGCGCTCGCGCCCGCACCGCCGGCGCCGTCGCCGCCAGAGCTCGCGCCCACGCTGCCGCGCATGGAGCCAGGGTGCCCTGCGGGAGACACCTGCGTGGGGCGCGCGCTCGCGCACGTGCTTTCCGTGGCGTCCAGGCTCCCCGTGGCCTCCCGCAAGTACGAGCTGGTGCGCGGCCTCGCGGAGCGGCTGCTGGACGACAACGTGCGCGCGGGGGGCGCCCGCATCGGCGCCGTGAACCGGGCCGCGCTCGCGGGCGCGTTCGCGCGCACGCTGCGGCAGCTGGAGTCCGCCGCGGGAGGAGGGGAGTGGCCCGGGATGGAGCTGGCCGTGCGCGCGGTGCGGACGGGGATGCGGTGGTGGAGGCCCACCGCGGCGTCCTCGCTGGACGACGAGGGGTTTGGCGGGCCCGCGGCGGAGAAGCTGGCTGCCGAGCTGCTGTGGCTCGGGCAGAAGATGGCGGAGTGCGGCGCGGCGCGCGAGGCCGTCGTGCAGTTCGGCGCCGCGGAGAGGCTCGGGAGCCGCGCGCTCGTTGCCGAGCCCGAGCTCCAGGTCTCGCTGCTTCGCCTTGCCGGTACGTCAAAAACTCTTcattttttttgccgagcgctGCGGAACTTTCTCTGATCCAAACCTTGCCAAGACCGCATAGAAAACACAGTAGTGCTGAATTCGTCAAAAAACTCGTGAATTCGTGACCGTTTCACGAGGGTGTGGAGAAAATTTGCCGGTACGCGTCAAAAACTCTTCACGCATGTCGTTTGTGGCGGGAGAAAATGCGATAGCCCATGGTGTGGCGGACGAGGGGCGAGGAGGAGACGACGTTTCCGTGGTCCCAAGGGCTGCAAAACATGGGGATGAACGAGGATACATGGGTTGAGCTGTCCCTAGCTAGTGCCGCTCTTTCACTCTTCGTGGTCGACCTAGGTGTCACCATGATACGTACAGTACCATCCATTAACCTGGCACGTTTTTGCTGTGCCTGCATTATGAAGCACCGAAGAAAACAGGAATTGGGCAATCGCTTACTCCATTAATTCATGCGCAGTGTTCTTGTTCAAGCACGCCAACTCGAGGGAATTCGAGCAGAGCGCGGGAGGGAAGGATGACAAGGCCGCGGTCGCCGAGCAGCGGATGGCGATGCTGCGGTCGTGGCTGCCGCTGCTGTGCCGCGGCAGCAATGGCACGGACGCACCGGTGCTGACGTGCCGGGAGCGGCCGGAGATGGTGGCCGTGCTGGAGGACCTGATCGACAAGCTTAGCTGGGAGCAGCGGGAGGAGGTCCTCTCGCTCTGGCTGCACCACTTCGCCGCCTGCCCCGACACCGACTGGCCCAACCTCGAGAGCTGCTACACACGATGGTACGCCGAGTCGCGCAGGATGCTCGCGTAACGCATTAACTGAAGAATGCAAATCTTGTACGATACTCCATGTAAATATGTACAGCAATATTGTAGTATCTGAATTTGTACCTATGCAGTATAGCAATTAGCAAAACGGGAGTTCTCATTGAAGAATGCAAATCTTGTACGATACTCCATGTAAATATGTAATATATTGTAGTATCTGAATTTGTACCTATGCAGTATAGCAATTAGCAAAACGGGAGTTCTCATTGACATCAGACCTAGTGCAATCTGTACTTTATTTGCTCCTGATTTACATACGACGCCAGACGGGTAAAAAAGAAACAGCGCTATCTAAGAAGCTCCTTAGAACAAATAGAGCTGTTTTCCCAAATGATTCATTAAAACAGCTTCAACTTCATCAATAGAATTGCTTGTGGAGCAGATTATAAGAAGCTCCTTAGAACATGTAGAGCTGTTTTCCTCAATGATTGGGGCCTATTTGGCACAGCTCATATATAACACCTTCATAAGCTgttgtcagttttttttttttttttgaaatacacATTTCCAAAATAGCTTAATGGGTGAAGCTATTTTTCTCCTCCTCCCACATAGTCATGAGTTGGGATGAAGCTAAAAAATAGCTTATCCCAGCTCTCTCCCTTATTTCTCTCTCTCATCCATACATGAAGCTGTTTTGAACAATTTTTCCAGAACAACTCAGCTTCACCTAGAAAGTTGCTCATGAAGCTGTTTTGAAAAACAGCTTTACCAGTAAAGTTGAGCTGTGCCAAACAGGACCTAAAACAGCTTCAACTTCACCAATAGAATTGCTCGTGGAGCTGATTagctgaagccaaaaaaaaaaagaatgactTCACTAGCTAAGTAGATGTCCAGGGGCAACACTGAATTGCTAATTTCCATGCCATACCAACGAGGGCATCAGATTCAGGGGCAACACTGAATTGCTAATTTCCATGCCACACCAAGGAGGGCGTGACAATAGAAAGTGACAACTCCTGTTGTGATGCCCCCCAAGGCCCCAAAACGCAGAAACATACAGTACATATTTCAGAACACAAGACACTGCTCAATACACCAGAAACTTTATTCCTCCAAAGAATTGGGCTGTAACAACTGAAAATAAGGCGTGAAATCATGGATGTATTTATTCTAAGGAGGAGGATACGAAGAGTAATACAGCCATTACAACAGATTCTGGGTGTTCATCATATCCTGATTGATCTACTGTACTGTACATATATGATATATCCCTGCGGACAAAAAAGGTTACACTTCATCTTAGCTCACTTGTAGAGTTTGTCCTTCCAATCGCACTTGGTTCTCCAATCGAAACAGATGCTAATGATTTGGAAGCCCAAGCAGTTGCGTTCATTGCCCCCTCCTGCAAATTTCCTCGCTTTGAACTTGAAGGGTATAGCCTATGAAACTTCTGTCTTGCTTGCTCAAGGTAGGTGAGGAAATATTCATGTGCCCCCATCAAGTTTGCAAACAGATTATGCCTCCTCCATGCCCATCTAGCAAAGGAATCTATCTTTGGAAAAATACGATACAGCAACCTCAAAATAACAAATGCGGTCGCCAATGCTAGATAAGTATCCTGCTGAAGTATTTTCTCTGGTGACCGAGCCCACCAGAATGGGCAATTTTCATGTTCGGCGTCCTTTTTATCCTCAATATCATCCAAGGGATGTACCATGGCCTCCCCTGCAGTTGACTTCACAGAAGCATTGATACCTTCACCACATAAATTTACCATTTGTAAATGACTTAAGCATAGTAAGCACCAAGAACAAGGTTAAAATTTCAGGAAAAGAGAAACCCCAAGCAAGCTGGGAAAAGCCAAGCTCACAATCCTACATGGATTAGTTGTTAAACGTGCAAAGCAACAAATATGACTTATAACAATCATGCTACTAAAAGTCTAAAACCATCCCAATAAAAGAGAACAAGAGTCGTTCAATAAGGAAAAGGTAACACACCTGAGACATCAGTGTAGAAAGCTGCAAGTGATTTAACAGTCCTTGGTCCATGATACCGTACTCTCATGGTTGAATTCAAGAGAAAGAGTGTTGGGAAACCATGAATGCCGTATCTCGAAATTATGCTGCAGTTCCAGATTCAGATTAGTATTCCACCAAAAATAGATGTATTGCAATAAGAAATAATTTTTCTTTACACCATACGAGGACAAACCTTGGCCTAATTGCAGATTCCTCAAATGCAAAATGTCGAATAGTTGGGAATAAGGAAGCCAGTGTCTCAAAATTTGGTTTGCATTCTTGTGAGAATGGGCACCACGAGGCATAGAAAAGTACAGCAATATAGTCATCCTTGTTTGCATGAAGAAGATTAACTGCCCTTGCCAACGTGACCTCATCTCCCTGAAAGGATAAAATCAGTCAGATACAAATTTTACAACTACAACTGGTGGAAAATCCTTATGCTCAGCAGCTCAGGTGGGAGAAAATCGAAAATATATAGgaatagtgttttttttttatttgcttTGACATAACATAAGCAATATATAGCTGTTAAAAGTCTAAACCAATGAACAGAAGCAATTATTTACGCATAACCTGAGAACCACCAAGAACATAATACTCGTACTACTAGTTACTTCGCAACCCCAACCCCAACTTTTCATGCTAAACAATTCGCATCACAAATTATTTGCTAGTTTTCACTCCAACACAATTATATGGTACCTCTCAGTATGGTAATGAAACGAACAAATTCGCATACATacattttttttgctattttatcACAACGCTGAAAATATCTCACCTCGATGACGCCGACCGGCTCGCCAAGGCGGCGATCCAGCGACGAGCACGTGTCGGGAGTCCCAAGGACGGATTCCACGATAGTAGGCACCGGGCACGCATCGTGGGGCGGGGATGCGGCGGCgttggtggcggcggaggcggaggtacCAACGCCGGCCAGGAGAAAGGGGAGGAGCAGCGCTGTCCAACACGGCAGCCGCCGCGCCATGGGGCCGCAGCGGGTAAAGGCCTAGAAGAGGGGGGCCGCTCGGCCCTAGATCTGGGCACCTCGaggcgcggcggtggcggcggttcgCAGGTCTGCGCTCACCGCCGGGAGGGCGCTGCCGCGGCGGGCGCGACGGTGGGTGCGGGGGTGGGTTCGATGAGGCCTGCGTCGTTGGGGGTCGCTTTATCGGGTTCGGGTCCTAGACAACCGTCCGATCGTGATCGGATGGCGCAGGGCCGCTCGCCAGCCAGTCTGGACCTCGGGGGCGCGCCGGTCGTCTTCGGGCATGACGTGCGGGACCCGGAACGCGATGACGCGGCGTGGGCCCCACCTGCAGCAGGGGAGGAGACTGTACAAGATCGCGACGCGGCGCGTGTATGACGTATGGGCCCGTATGTATGTCGGCCCGTGTATGACATGTGGGCGTACCTGTCAGGGGTGTCAGTCGCGGCCTGCGggcgtgggggtgggggtggggcgcGCGCGGCCTTGGAGTTTGGGCTCCGCCGGCGGGTCTCCCACGGCTGCCGTGGAGAATCTGATTTTGGCACGTTTAGTTCCTTGCAAAGTTGGCGCCGACTGAATTCTGGATacactgtagcgcactgtagcgttttgtttttatttggtaataattgtccaatcgttgactaattaggctcaaaacgttcgcctcgtaaagtacaatcaaactgtgtaattagttttttatttcgtcaacatttagtactccatgcatgtatcgtaagtttgatgtgacggagaatcttctttttacatagtgccaaaatTTGGAATCGGTGAAAACTAAACAAGCCCTTTACCTTTTGGGGTCATGGATAATTGGGCGCCGGAGAATCTGTGCGCACTTGGCTGGGGATTGAGAGTGCGAGTGCAATTTCTGCATCTGCTACTTATTATAATCCGATTCTCGGTGAAAACAAAAACGAGAATCACATAAAACGACGGTATAACACCGAGTGGCCAATCTCTGGTgtctaggccatgtttagattgtaaaaaaaaatttcaaaccgatgaatagtagcactttcgtcttatttggtaaatattgtccaatcgtggaccaactaagctcaaaagattcatctcgtgatttcgaactaaactgtgcaattagttatttttttacctacatttaatgctccatgtaagcggctaaaaattgatgtgacgaagagagagtgaaaaaacttagaatttagcTGTAAAATGGAACCTATCGGAGGCACGGATCCACGGGGAGAGGAATGAATGGGGGCAATCATTTTTGGGCTCAGATGCCATGTCATTGTCGCTACAGTTGCTCCTGCGATTTATCCCAGCTGGCCAATGGCGGAATTATGATTTCGCAACCAAACGCGCACTGTGGATATAACACTAGAAAGCGATGTCTTTATCATAGCACTAGTTTCAGCTGCAGCCAACTGACAGGAAAAAAAAATGCTTTACAAGTCCGTGTGCTGTTATGGCTGAGGACCTCATGATTCATGAAGGTGCTCTGACGAAGCCTCCAACCAGCTATTACCGCTTCTAGTGAAAAGGCCAAAACGGTCGCGTCGGGTAACGGGGGGCCGGCTGATCTGCAGCAaccaataaataatatttttttctcataacaaaccagTATCAGTCGAACTTATCAGCTCGAAAACCCACCAACCGACATGTTGGGCATCTGGACCCTGCCGCAGTCCATTCTGGCCCTCGCCAAGGTGCAGCCTCCCATTTGCATGAAGTTTTTGTCCAGCTCGACCAATGCCAGGCTGGATAGCTTCCTCGGGTTGTCGTGATTTTACAGAGAGCAGCGGCAAGTAGACACGCCCTCGTCTGTATGGAAAAAAAAATAGATACACGGGCTATCTCaccgagtatatatatatatatatgaatcctTTTAGATATTGGTGTTGTATTTTTTAATCTTGCCATCTTAGACAAATGCTAAATGTCTAATTAAAGATAAAAAAGACTCACATCTTTTTTTTATTTAGACAGTTAACATTAGGCAATCAAGGGATAAACATTAGACAATCAAGAGATGTATTTGTCTACAATTGATTGAGAAGAATTGTTTATTTAGAATTTCTAGTAGTTAGTGAGGACTAATGATATTTACTAATGAAGGTTGTGCAAAGTTAGCCCCCTGTCTCCGCCTATGTCTGTGTCTGCAGATTGTAGTTATCGGTGCAAAATGTAATCCCTAAGTCACTGCTTTGTAGTACTCCCTTCATTTTAAATCAGATtaacgtgtgtgtgtgtgtgtatatatatatatatatatatatatatatatatatatatatatatacaaaaatgTAAAAAacacttataatttgaaacagagagTTTAACAGGGAAGGGGCTTTGTTGTTAAGTGACAGAAACTTGTCCGTGCAGTCTACATGTCAAGAGGAAAAGCTTTAATATTACTCTGATGCCTGTCTTTTTTAGTTAGATTCAATTCATCATTAGGTTCATTTCACGTTTTTACGAGGCTGTCATATACCGAGTGCCATAGCAATCCGCCGGCAACTTTTTTTAGCCACGCACCGCCACCACCTAGCCCCACTGTCCTGCTTCGGGCATGGTATGGTCTCGCCGAAGCTCCGCGGCCATAGAGCTTCGGTCAGACCCTACCGCACCCACggccctccttcttcctctcccccGCTGCCACCATGGCCATGGTTTCCCCACCCAAACCTCACCCGGCCGCCGcctctgcctccgcctccgccttgcCACCGTCTCTCTTGTCCCCAACACCGGGCCGCCGAGCCCCATCTAAAGCCGCAAGAGATGAAGGCTAATGGGCTCGCTCGAAGACTTTGCAGCCCCACGCGTTAGTAGTGGCTGGCACCGAGCGCTTGGACCGAAAGATTTCCACATTTTTACACCTCTTTGGAGTGTGAAACATTCACACTACAAAAACATTTGAAGGAATGGGCCTCTTTGGAGTGTGAAACTTTCACACTACAAAACATTTGAAGAAATGGATAGGTGAGACTTTGATACTCCATGGGCAGGAAAACCTTCACACTAAACATTTGAAGGAATGGATAGGTGAGACTTTGATATTCGATGGGCAGGAAAACATTCACACTACAAAATATCTTGAGTAGCAAACGGTCAAACACCACCGATGTCCTGAAGGTATACCTAGCCAGCTAGCCTACTCACATCACGTGTCCATTTTACATGTAACTGCACACGAGAGCGGTACTTAGATACACAACTTAACCTAGATTTTAAGCTGTTGACACCCTGATGACTATGTGCAAGATAAACGAGGCGATCCTGCAGAGGGTTTAAATTTCTTGCTTGAAACGGATCCATACCCACAAGGAGCTTGAAGGCTGAACTTGCAACATGACCATCCATTCAGGCCAGACTTGAAATGGAAGTCATCAATCATGTTGTAAATGTTGTAAACAAAATCATGTTGTAAATGTTGCCCGTGTCAACATGTTCTTGGATGTCCGCCCTGTGAAGGTAACAAGGATCGTAGTTCGTGATAAATAATAAAGACAAGATTCATCAGAATAGTAATTCATGATAAAGAATATATGACTCATTTTGACTTAGAGTATTAGGACCACTGGTTTCCTCAATAAAAGAGGTCAGACAATTTAATGCTAATATTTTAGTTTGTACCATCTCAGTTTCATTTATATAGCAGGTAGAGCTCACCGCACAGAGTAAAGCAGTAACTCAGTAAGCATCTACATGGCGTTTTCCTTGAAAATACATGACGCTTTCCTTGAAATCTCTCAAAACGCCATTGGCTATGACATAGTTCCCGTTACTTGTAAAACCAAAACAAAGCAAGCGTTATgggtgttggcccacaggattatttactgctggctggtttggtgtgagagaaaaacactgttcccggctaaaaatttacgatcgtttacgagcaagcgaacaagcTGAGTACTATCAATTGACATGTGACAGTTAATCTATAATTCTTACTTGACATCAGCCATTTCTTTAGCGTCAGAAGACGCATTTTCCCTTAAAAAAAGAATGGCAGTAAATTAACGGAACAATCCAAAAAAATCGTTAAACATCAAAGACAATATGAAGCATCCTACCAACGATTCACATCTATCTTGCCAGTACCATCATCAAGAGTGAACGCAACATCTCTGATGCGCTCAACCTTAATCAACATGCGTCCAACAAGCCTAACCAGCAATTCAGAGTAAACATAACAGTTAAAATGACTTTGATATACAAACTATATGCTCAATGCAAAACCGTCTGAAACCAGATGAATTAGATTTAACAGAAAATGAACAAAGGACAAACACTATAGTAATAAAAACAAAAGACAATTAAAAGTATTGGAAATAAATAGCATAAAAGGGAAGCATTTCATTTGAACCAACCATACCTATGTGGCTATGTCCCAGAGGCTAAATTTGAACATAACAATATCTGATAaaagagat encodes:
- the LOC136478108 gene encoding uncharacterized protein, whose amino-acid sequence is METRQRMQHLRTPMDPLASLASSFVSAFSPLLSSSSQQQGSKFLLLPLPVAAARALTVLRRLLLLATQAFISLFFMLLSALAPAPPAPSPPELAPTLPRMEPGCPAGDTCVGRALAHVLSVASRLPVASRKYELVRGLAERLLDDNVRAGGARIGAVNRAALAGAFARTLRQLESAAGGGEWPGMELAVRAVRTGMRWWRPTAASSLDDEGFGGPAAEKLAAELLWLGQKMAECGAAREAVVQFGAAERLGSRALVAEPELQVSLLRLAVFLFKHANSREFEQSAGGKDDKAAVAEQRMAMLRSWLPLLCRGSNGTDAPVLTCRERPEMVAVLEDLIDKLSWEQREEVLSLWLHHFAACPDTDWPNLESCYTRWYAESRRMLA
- the LOC136478111 gene encoding 5'-adenylylsulfate reductase-like 3; the encoded protein is MARRLPCWTALLLPFLLAGVGTSASAATNAAASPPHDACPVPTIVESVLGTPDTCSSLDRRLGEPVGVIEGDEVTLARAVNLLHANKDDYIAVLFYASWCPFSQECKPNFETLASLFPTIRHFAFEESAIRPSIISRYGIHGFPTLFLLNSTMRVRYHGPRTVKSLAAFYTDVSGINASVKSTAGEAMVHPLDDIEDKKDAEHENCPFWWARSPEKILQQDTYLALATAFVILRLLYRIFPKIDSFARWAWRRHNLFANLMGAHEYFLTYLEQARQKFHRLYPSSSKRGNLQEGAMNATAWASKSLASVSIGEPSAIGRTNSTSELR